The Tenrec ecaudatus isolate mTenEca1 chromosome 17, mTenEca1.hap1, whole genome shotgun sequence sequence ggaggccagatacacagagacactctgcctgtcttcctgctgacaagccccatggagacccctgatagaaccagagccttggagctggaggagccacgtggagacccacgccagcgctaagatgcttctaccgccactgaatccacaagacttttaactctctggcctgtgatcttcctacattggcgtcattgcatggctgcatgagtcaaaAGAGGACTTTAGGGACTAGTATAGACATATAGGGTAatatagacttatggacttgatctggactaggctgggatgttttctcaatgtacaattgctctttgatagaaagttctctcttacacacgcatggtgtctaggaatttgtttctctagtcaacccagactaacacaggaagaaCACAAGATGGTATTAAAGCCAGGCATAAAAATGGTATAGACTAACAAACCTAGTAAAACGACCACACCAATTCCTCATTTGATATTTAGATTGTTGTGTATGTTTACACATATTAACAGATagaaaatgttcttgacacatggatggatgtatggattgtgataagagttgtataagcccccaataaaatgatttttttaaaaagggtaaaCATGTATCACAAAGATTTCTGAACAATGGTCTATAACTAGGATATTAGTAGATATAGGAaatataataaattcagagactcCACTATTGACCCATGGCTCTGTTGATTTTTGCTGTCTTCCACACAAGGTCAGCTGAGACTCCGAGAACGCAGTAGCTAGAAGATGGGGGGTGGTTGGGGGGTGGTTCCGAATCTCTAGGTGTCAGATCTCCTGGGTCCCAAATACTGCCAATTATAGACaggaaaagatattttaaaaatgaaggccCATCTCACAGGGCTACATGAGGGGTAGGAAAAGTGATCCAAGTTGCAAGTTGGCATTGTTGAGGAATCTTCACTAAATAAATTAAgtaggagaggggggagggggatggcTACACTTACCATGGGCAGTCCTTAGTCATTCGTTACACTTTACGTTTCTTATTGATTCAGTCAACACTTAGTATCAATAAAGTACTAAGATTGGCTAAGTACTGGGAATAATGACATAAAGAAAAACTAGGAATCTACTGGTCTCACAAAAACTATATTAAGACTAAACCAGAGCTTCAATGCTGATTGTATTCATTCTAGATTAATATTGCTACATAATAAATAATATATTGGAATATTTTTCAATGCTACCAAAATAGCTTCAGAAACTAGTCACCAAAATTCTTGATCAATTCTAATAAAAGCCATGAgcacaattgttgttgttgttgttgttgttgttccaccCTTTCTCAACCATGTAACCCTGGGCCAGCCACTTCCTTTTCCTGGGCCTTGGTCTTCCCATTTTGTCCTCTCTATTTTGAGACCAGTGATAATAAGATATTAGAGAGAGATGTCGTAAGTTGGGTGCTGTCAGGTCacctcagactcacagcaactccctGTAACAGGGTAGACATGTTTTCTTGGCAACATAATCTTTCATGGAAACAGATCATCAGATCTTTGCAACACATTTTAATACCTAAGAACTCCAACATCTCAGTTAATATTGAGTTCAGAAACGGATAGATTTTACAGGCAGAAGAGACACTAACGACTGTCTAGTCCCACTCTGATTCGCACAGGAGGGAAGTGAGGCCGCCAGGGCACTTACTTACCTTGTCTGGAGACTAGGTGGCTGAGCCAGAATCCAAACGCACAGCCCCCATCCCACTCCAGTGGTTTCTCTCCCACATTCTTCAATGCATGACATGGTTCTTGAGTCACTAACCTTTCCTGGCATCTCTTTCTAAGACTGGCACGGGGGTGGAATAAGGATCCATGCGATGCGAAGCTGGCAGGACCGTGAGACTGGAAATGGTGGACCCTTTGATTAGTTTCCGCACCTGCGTCTGGATGACCAAAAATTGGTTTTCAGCAGATACCTTTGCCTGCACAATGAACACAGTGTTCTACTTGTAAACAATAAATAAGGTTATGAATAGTTTCATTAAGTTTTAATAAAGTAGTAATATCAGCTCCAATTTTATTGCTTATGAGTACCCTGTGCTGTTGTCTAGGATCATGAGTTTGTGTAATTTAAAATAGTTAATTAAATCCAATTAACATGTTGTGATTTCCATGATGCAAAGTCAGTATAGTAGTTAATAAAGGAACTATTAAGATTTTGTTCAATTTTAATGACTACAATTATAAAAGTGCTAAATCTTGACGGAGGAGGTTTTGAATACAGCAAAGTTTGGCACAAGCAAATTTCCCAGGAAGTAAATATTACTGTTTTGaggtacaaaaaaaaaacacaaccaatCCTCCAAACTAGGAAATTTGAGTTAAATATCCCAGTTATGCTTAATAGATTAAAGGTGAACTCTGAGCAGACCCGTTAGTGGATCTCAGAAATGGTTAAAGGCACAGTCTGTAGACAGCTACTCACAGTAGATGATTATTTTTCCTGAAGTCataaaacacttttattagagtTATGAAATATGAATTGTTTCTATTAAATGGTttctagatttttaaagattataTGTACCACCTATAAATCACACATAATTGTATAGCTCAAGCACACTATTTTTACCTTCCTTATAAGAGGTTATGAATTACCTGGGCTCGCTCAGTGGGGAAGATGCTACTGTTTGGTATTTATAGACTGATTTaaattttcaagtcattttccaaacattaatTAATTTGCATAACGTCTGAGGGAACTAGACAATGGCTGGTTCTCTAACTAATCGAGAGCCAGGGACAGGAAGGTTAGTAGATGTGTCTCAGGTCGCACAGCGTGCTAGAGAGAAACGGGATTTGCATTTTAAGATGAATCTGATTTGACCTTAGTGAGATTGGTGAGGGGACCCGATGGCACTACAGCTAATTGCTCCTTAAGGCGATGGTGACCggaaagaaaaagaatgggaAAGTTTCTTCCAGACTGGGAGAGAAAGGCAATTTACAAGAGAGACACTTTTGGCCAAGAAATGTCGGTGTGAACAAAGTGTTTGCCTTCCAAGACTCTAAGGCTGTACGTGAAGAGACATTATAACGTgcacccctccctcacccacatgGAACCCGTCCCTTGATAACCGTCATCATGGTCAAAGTGCCCATCCTTGGTTCTCATAGCAATGTGTCACCTGTGGGTGTTCCCTTCAGACGGTTTGGAAGGGCTCTTCGCCTTGCCCCCATGGAAGAGAGAAACTCATTTCCAAATGGTGCTATTGTGACCCACCTTGGTCTCTTGCCCGCCGCCCctgctctccctgccccccccccctccagacaCAGAGTAGCACTGAAAAGAgcatggaggaaagagctgggaggcaaagggcatttatggaggtctagacaaaaacatgtacatgcaaacataaatatgaggttggggaaatagatctatgtgcctatatttataggtttagtattaaggtggtggaaggacattgggcctccactcaagtactccctcaatgcaagaatactttcttctactaaattggcattctatgatgctcaccctcccgacacaaccactgaagacaaagcgggtgaacaagcaaatgtggtgaagaaagctgatggtgcccggctatcaaaagatatagcatctggggtcttaaaggcttgaagataaacaagtggccatctagctcagaaacaacaaggcccacatggaagaacacatcagcctgtgtgatcacgtggttccgaagggatcagttatcaggcatcaaagaacaaaaaatcatttcattgggtgcacaccttcaggatacaatcgctgaagacaaatgggtgaacagcaaatgtggcgaagaaagctgatggtgcccgattatcaaaagagataacatctggggtcttaaaggcttgaaggtgaacaagcggccatctacctcagaagcaacaaagcccacatggaggaagcacaccagcctgtgtgatcatgaggtgtcgaagggatcaggtataaggcatcatcagaacaaaaataatcttaccagagtgaatgaagggtgaagtgcagagtggaaacccaaagcccatttgtcagccactggagatccccttgcagaggggtctaggggaggagatgagtcagtcagggtacgatgtagcaccgatgaagaatacaactttcctccagttcctaaatgcttcctccccaccaactatcatgatccgaattctaccttgcaggtctggatagagcagaggatgtacactggtgcagatagaagctggaggcacagggaatccagggaggatgataccttcaggatcaggggcgtgagtggcgatactgggagggcagagggagcaggggttggaaagagggaactgattacaaggatctacatgtgacctcctccctaggggacgaacaacagaaaagggggtgaagggagacgtcagacagggcaagatatgacaaaataataatttataaattatcaagggctcataagggagaggggagcggggagggaggggaaaaaacgagaacctgatacaaagggcttaagtagagagcaaatgctttgaaaatgatgagtgcaaagaatgtatagatgtgctttacacaattgatgtatggatggattgtgataagagttttatgattcccctaataaaatgtttaaagaagaaaaaaaacatacaactttcctctagttcctaaatgcttcctccccccccctccccctgccccactatcatgatcccagtcctaccttacaagtctggctagaccagaggatgtacactggtacagatcggaactggaagcacagggaatccaggggggatgatcccttcaggcccagtgatgtgagtggcgatactgggaggattgagggagggaggggtagaaagggggaaccgattacagggatctacatataacctcctccctggggaacagacaacagaaaagtgggtgaagggagacgtctgacagtgtaagatgtgccaaaataataatttataaattatcaagggttcacgagggaggggaaagtggagaggggggagggagggggaaaatgagagctgatgccaggggcttaagtggagagcaaatgttttgagaatgatgaggtagtGAATAtatagatgtgcttgacacaatggatgtatgtatagattgtgatgagttgtataagctcccaataaaatgatttaataaaatgatttaggggaaaaaaagcctGTCAGACATCACAAGGTGACACAATATTCTTTACTTCTTTAGAATGCTTGCCATAGAGTTTTCCAAACCTAGGATTTACATTCTTAAATTTAATTTGCATGACTTTAATAGGAGGGAAAGGGCTGACAAATTATTAAGCTTTAAAAGAACATTTCTTTACCACAAGATTATTCAGAGGTTTCTTCGTTTATGTTTTAAAGGAGTCTGCTGTAGGCGTTGGCAAACATTACCATTAAGGGTCAGGTGGTAATGATTTTGGATTCTGCGTGCTCCGTCCAGATATGCCAGTAGCTGGAAAGCAGCTATAAATAACATGCAAACCAATGGCTCCGACGGGATTCCAATAACATCAtttactcaacaacaacaacagtcctTAGTCAGTCGTTTgcagacccctgctctatagTTAAGATGAAGGTGCTTGTGTATTACagttagattttttttctgaccGTGTGTTTTTGTTTCGGACAACGTCAAAAGATGAAAGCATTTGAAGTGCCTTGTTCCTCCATCTTCTCTCCACCATTGGATTTGACTGCATTGTCTTTAAGAGTGCAGAGTGATAATATCTGCACTGTGTTCCTAAGCCACACTTTCTATGACTGCTTAGTATTTATTCCCCATGAAAATGAGTTCAAAACTGACCAACAGTTCTTTTTTACTTGATCTGTAGCATCTCTTTGGCGAGTTTCTTGTTTTGATTGATGTCGTCATTCCAGGCTGTCACTTCACAGAATTCTTCCTCTTGTTCCTTTTACACGTGACCAACCGCTGGAGTCATCCTTTCCCCTTGGAGACCTTGGAAGACACGGCGCCATTGCCTTCTACAAGGAGTTTTACTCTGAAATCTGAGGCCAGTTTGAATTCTTCCCCCTTgctgggattttgttttgtttatgcttGGCTGGCTAGAAGCATTCATTGTCTTTGAAGTCAGGTGTTTAGCTACAGAATACTTTCATGTTAAATATTCTAAATGAAATTTTCTTGAGATTCGTTGTTTGGTTTCTCCCTGCAGATTCAATTCTTTATTtacttctgggaggagggggtgtAAAAAATCTTATATCTTACATCTTCTCCAGGTTCTTGATTCTCTTTTAAGGGCCTTAAGCCTTAAATGTTGGCTCAGCTGTATCCTGCATGTTGTGGTATCTAACTACTACTTCTGTGGGGCACAGGTGTGCACCTGCTAGAATCAGCGGAGTAAAAGTTAAATCAGGCTGTATGAAAACCAGGGTTTGAGGCGGGCCTAGGTTTCAGTTTCAGTTTCAAgttcctggtcactgatgcaacacatcacctgatccacctaaccaatgggacacgtcgcctgatgatgccttagctAATAGACTTCGAGGGACAGCCCATCAGTGAccgaccaatcaggaaagcacgcctgaacctactcaccaatcaccgctggacaatgctggcgccagaagttttctccaatgagtttaaagaacagcaaccctgGGCTGCCCCCTTGTCCCCGGGCCTATAAAAACCCGGGGAAGAAAGCGCTCAGGGCGATTCCCTTTGGACGCTGCATCACCGCTCGGCTGGGCAGCGGAGGGAGGCAGCCCCAGCTCGAGCTagctaataaactccttttgccgcttttgcatctcaactggtcgtgattATTGCATGCACCCAAAGTGAGCTCGCCTTCCTTCCCCGAATCTACCACTTCTAGCCAGGCTTCTTTTTGAATAGAAAACATCTGAGTTTCCACTGGGCACTGGCCTCTCCAGTTATATACTACACTCCCAGGCCTTCTCTGTGGCTGACTGTGGACACGTTCCCCAATTCTGGTCAGTAAGAAGTGCAACCCCTGGACCACCCTCTGTACCGCGCGTGCCCAGAAAGAAAGATCATTAGCCTCCCTGTGGATTGAGAGGTGGGCTGAAGAGAAGCAGCTTCAAGTATTGGAAGGAGAGTGTCTTCAAGCTTCGGAATGAGGGAAGAGAATGTGGAGCATCCAGAAAGAAGAAACGGGGGACgatgcggctttctgctcccgtaaagagtgaccctctcagaaacccacaggggcagttccaccctgtcctgtaggggtgccACGAGTCAGACTGGCAGCGTGTGAGCGTGTTTGGGTTTTTAAATATGCCTTCGATGACCTCAAGTGGTAGAGCTGCCCCGCCAGTCTTGGACTTTTGGCACTGACGGGTTGTCTTGTCAGTGAGAAATACACCGCCTTAAGTCTTTATATTTTTGGACTCTTTGCAGTAGCTTAGCTGGTACCATACTAATATGCATACCTAATAGCATCTAATTATCTTAATTTCCTGTCTTTTCCCTTGCATTGACTATGCCTACAGCTTTTTTACCAAGTCAATATTTCAATATTCAGCAGTGTCTGTTCTGTTCTTTCtatttatagtttatttattAGTCCCATAAAGTATTTTGGTACTCAATTTGTTTCCTTATGTCTGCAATCTCCCTTTTTATCTTTCTGCTATTTTATCATCTCATGTTTGAGTTCTTGTTTTACTTAATTTATATTCTTATCAAGCTGTGCTATAATGTGAAGAAATCGTGAGAAGTATCCATCTCTTCCTTGAGTTATGCTTCCCCCTAGGTTACCCTGCCCCCCAATCCAagcttctcccttctccctcccatccGTCCCTTTCTTTTGTTATCTGTGGGTCCAATATTGGCATGGAGAGGAGACCGTGACCATAATGACACAGTATGATGAACATATCATGTCTTTGCCCGTGTGTATACTTGGGCAGCTCTCTAGACAGTCTCCTTGCTCAGAGGGGCCTTGTCTTCTCCATTATCTGCTGCCAGTGAGTTCCCCTCTCAACACCCAGTGAGAACTGGACATTCCGTGCTGTCCCCAGCCTGCCTGCGGTGGCCTCGTGGACGGAGTGGCAGTCTTTGCTCAACCCCTTGGGCACTCCGTCCTTCCCTGACGGAGGCATAGCAGTTCCATGTTGAGCTGCTATTGAtcccaaggtcagctgtttgaaaccaccgttCCCTCCATGGGCTCTTCTCCTCGTTCTATCCCGTATAAAGGCAATTCAACCCTGTCCGCCAGGCTcgttatgagtcagtattgactcggtggcagtgagtttggtttgggcttttgcGCTCCTTTCCTGAGATGTGACaaccaccacagagcagacttggTGGTGGTCGGAGACGAGGCCATCTTCCCATTCCTACACCCAGCGTTTGGGAACATTTATCCAGTGCAAGTGCCCCCAGGACTAATCAGACATATGGCTCACTTTCCAATTTCACCTGTTCTTGTAAGCCTGTAATCCAAAGAGAGGACAAGGGAGGATGCTGGCCGGCGTGTCTGCTTACTGGATGCTGTAGTGCTTctgggggaaaacaaacaaaccccagagTTTGGTGActtcttcagagggcttctgaaggGCATAGCTCTCTCCTCTGCTCtggggaatttttaaaataaccgATTGCGTAAGTATGGGGAGGGACAAAACCTGTAAAAAGAAGTTTTCATCTGTCATCCTGACCAGTCTGCCTGGCTTCATTTCTCTTCTGCCTATTCTGGTCTTGGTCTCTTGAACACTGAGAGCTATGAGATAATTCCTTAAAATATATCACCAGTCTTACCATTTATCACCACTGCCTGACTGATGTTCAAACCTCTCTTTAGAATATATTCCttattccatctttctcccatgaatagTCCTACATATGCCTGCTGTTCCAGATAGATTATATGTTGCTTAAACACCCTCTGTGGTTAAGAGGGCAGcaaccctggtgatatagtggattATGGTTGGgccgctacccacaaggtcagcagtttgaaaccaccagccaattcatggggaaaagatgaagtaacaatctcagaagcccacagggacgtcCCACCCTGTCGTAAGAGCCACTGTGTgttgaatcgacttgatggcagtgaggggtttttggctttttgttggtttgttcatCTTAATGTTAAAATAATAGCAGGATTTCAGAGAGCTAGAGGGATCAATTAGATTACTAAACCACTTTAGCAACCCCATCACGACATTTGAGTgttgatagcatcccagagttatttattttttttgtagaGAAATACGGCTTTAATAGGGGACCTCACTGGGGAGGGGGATACTTTGGGGGCGAACGGCAATCCCCACGTGCAGCCCTGATCCTTGTTCTGGGAGCAAAATGTTGCAACACGGCGCATCTCGGGGTCCGatactcttcacactccaaggaAGGGAAGCGGGAGCAGCTCAGAAAAAAGATCAAGAGTCTTCCTTTTCCTGGAACCTGCAGTTGGTACAGGTGTAAAAGACCGTCTGCCCCTCATCAGCTGAACGCATCTGCCTGGTGTGGTAAGCCATTCCCTCGTGACCACATCGAGAGCAGCGTCTGTCAATCACGGGTCCCTGGAACTCTGGACCCTCCTCCACCGACGGGGGCAGGGCAGCGCCCAGTTCGTGGAACACAACTGACGTTTTCACGACCTTCCCTTCGAAATCGCGCACGTTCAGGGAAAAGCCGCAGCGAGCACAGGTGACCGTGTCCTGAGCCCCCGGCAGCGGCAGCACCGAGCCGCAGTCCGGGCAGAAGTCCAGGTCGGACTGGAAGCTGGAGCGGGTGTCGGTGAAGTCCATGATGGGATTGGTGGCCGAGGCTTGAAAAGAGGCAACCAGACGTGTCTCAATAAAACCTCTCCACCCCGAAGTGCCTGGCCCGTCCCAGAACCTCGGTGCATCCCAGAGTTATTGAGAACAAACTCCCTTTCCCTCGAGCGGACCTTGCCATGCCTGGCTTGCTGAGCTGGATCTCAGGGCTTGCCTCCTGAGTGAGGGACTCTTCACGGGTCACAATGTGCACAACCATGGCCAGCAACCGGCCCCAATGGCCCACGTTGTGGACAGGAAGGCTAGGGGCCCCAGCGAAGGGAGAGCACCAGGCCACTCTGCTAATCCACTGCAGGGGTGCTACGTCATGGCCCAGTGCGTTTGACTGTACATCCCTGCTTCCTAAATTctcagacttttaaaaaattttcttttgtaactggaattttattggttgttttgagatCAGTACAGAGACATGATGAACACTTTGTTACACAAGTCTTAATGCACATATCAAAATCTTAAAGTGGCACGTAGATAAAATTCGTTTCTACGTTCCTTTGACTTTTCAGCTTTAAATTTGGAGGCAAACATTTTTGAAGAGATTATCAGGCACCATTATCTTCAAATGTTGATAATCAGTGACATCTTCAGTCTCACTCATTCACAATTGAATGGCACGCACACTAAGCAGTCAAATGTTCAACCCTTCCCAGCACATAACAAtgtgctcaggaaaaatgtgttTTGTATTAAAGGAAACAAATAAATTCCGCCCCGGGGAACGTTATGTTCACATCCAAGAGAGTAAAATCTTCCCACGATTCAACATCCCACTATTTTCTGCTTGTACCAAAAAGTAAACCACCGGTCTATGAGTTCatgcctttaaaaaaagaaagagcaaaaagcattaacattaaaaaaattaaaatgggacgaagtgggatttcctccttttaaaaaaatgcttctaGAGCTACttgcatttataaaat is a genomic window containing:
- the LOC142430321 gene encoding DNA-directed RNA polymerase I subunit RPA12 gives rise to the protein MDFTDTRSSFQSDLDFCPDCGSVLPLPGAQDTVTCARCGFSLNVRDFEGKVVKTSVVFHELGAALPPSVEEGPEFQGPVIDRRCSRCGHEGMAYHTRQMRSADEGQTVFYTCTNCRFQEKEDS